The following coding sequences lie in one Filimonas effusa genomic window:
- a CDS encoding RagB/SusD family nutrient uptake outer membrane protein, which produces MKCVNGVPAFIFIVVLVSACSKMIDTKPPISSINSENVYAENATAIGVLTGIYVNLVNSFTGSTTQNISLRAGLSADELVLFSGVTNADQIATYQNKLVSNITNSFGGAMWSRLYTFLFFCNSAIDGLSNSQSLNANVKQQLLGEALFMRAFCYFYLVNLYGDAPIVLTTDPLAVQQQARSSTGLVYQQIIKDLKESQNLLSTSFLNKDLMPYANASIERVRPTKWVATALLARVYLYTKEYGYAEAESSKIINETSLFDTVPVNMVFGINNKEAIWQLQPIRTGRNSEDAFLFIIPTTGPSASTNPVYLSDALVNSFESGDKRAVLGNWINRRVVTGITYYYPYKYKATTGAVSEYPVVFRLAEQYLIRAEARVMLGKISGNNSGQSDLNIVRYRAGLPSTTASDKDGLVAAILRERRVELFTEWGHRWLDMKRLGVVDAVMNQAAVYKGTTWNSYQQWYPLPFGDIQASTALKQNEGYF; this is translated from the coding sequence ATGAAATGCGTAAATGGGGTGCCTGCTTTTATATTTATTGTTGTTTTAGTATCTGCTTGCAGCAAAATGATAGATACAAAGCCGCCAATTTCCAGCATTAACAGCGAAAATGTTTATGCTGAGAATGCAACTGCTATAGGTGTTTTGACAGGTATATATGTTAATCTAGTTAATAGCTTTACTGGAAGTACCACACAAAATATTTCTCTTAGAGCTGGCTTGTCGGCGGATGAGCTAGTTTTGTTTAGTGGTGTGACAAATGCAGATCAAATTGCTACATATCAAAATAAGCTAGTTTCTAATATAACAAATTCGTTTGGAGGAGCCATGTGGTCTAGATTATATACTTTTTTATTTTTCTGTAATTCTGCTATAGATGGTCTTTCTAATTCACAAAGCCTAAATGCTAACGTGAAGCAGCAATTATTGGGAGAAGCTTTGTTTATGCGTGCTTTTTGTTATTTTTACTTGGTTAATTTATATGGTGATGCTCCAATCGTTTTGACTACTGATCCTCTTGCAGTTCAACAACAGGCTCGTTCCTCTACTGGATTGGTATATCAGCAGATAATAAAAGATTTAAAAGAATCTCAAAACCTGCTTAGTACAAGTTTCCTAAACAAAGATTTGATGCCTTATGCTAATGCTAGCATTGAGCGAGTTAGGCCTACTAAATGGGTTGCTACTGCTTTGTTGGCTAGAGTATATTTATATACGAAAGAATACGGTTATGCAGAGGCTGAATCTAGTAAAATTATTAATGAAACTTCTTTGTTTGATACGGTGCCTGTTAATATGGTTTTTGGAATCAATAATAAGGAAGCAATATGGCAATTGCAGCCAATTAGGACCGGTCGTAATAGCGAAGATGCATTTTTATTTATTATACCGACAACAGGGCCTAGTGCTAGCACAAATCCAGTTTATTTAAGTGATGCCTTAGTGAATTCTTTTGAGTCAGGAGATAAAAGAGCTGTACTTGGCAACTGGATAAATAGAAGAGTCGTTACGGGGATAACCTACTATTACCCTTATAAATATAAGGCTACGACGGGGGCTGTAAGCGAGTATCCTGTGGTGTTTAGGCTGGCAGAGCAATATTTGATACGAGCCGAGGCAAGAGTGATGTTAGGGAAAATAAGTGGAAATAACAGTGGGCAGTCAGATTTAAATATAGTTCGATATAGAGCAGGACTTCCTTCTACGACGGCTTCGGATAAAGATGGCTTAGTCGCTGCAATACTACGAGAGCGACGTGTTGAGTTATTCACGGAATGGGGGCATCGATGGCTTGATATGAAGAGGTTAGGCGTCGTGGATGCAGTTATGAATCAGGCTGCTGTGTATAAAGGAACGACATGGAACTCTTATCAACAATGGTATCCTTTGCCTTTTGGAGATATCCAGGCTTCTACTGCATTAAAACAAAATGAAGGATATTTTTAA
- a CDS encoding SusC/RagA family TonB-linked outer membrane protein, giving the protein MRLTALFLLIGVLTVHARGNAQKVTIDEVNVPLQKVINIIKKQTGYGFNINLGNLDELPPVTVKVNGGSIKEALEQCLEDLPISYYIGDNYVVLGRKKVAPVKEEITNGFMPEVQEPISGYVYDSEGKPLAGAIVKVKNSTNVVANTGTNGKFELKLGKVGDVLVVSFVGFETQELIARTTAGNIVRLNNANGSLNDVQVIAYGITTRRLTTGNIGSVKADVIEKQPINNPLLALQGRVPGVSVVQNSGVPGGGITVRIQGRNSISSGNDPLYVVDGVPIASQLPAIGQDQSIFGTSGTVARNAQAASGNPLSFLNPSDIESIDVLKDADATAIYGSRAANGAILITTKSGKSGKASLDLNVQSGWSKNTGKLETLNTRQYLDMRYEAYKNDNIDWRAASVAADDLKVWDTTRYTNWQDELLRGTTAFSTASVSVAGGITGTTYLVSGTYAKEGVPFPGDFFNKRTSVHFNISSNSYNQRLRFKFSGNYMNNSSKLPVNDPTSVALFLEPVAPAPFNADGTLNWQPNAAGASTFSVNPYRGLVAGRDMSTHNLIGNIAINYKILTGLEIGTSLGYTRTQTDQLFRTPLSTIPPESRLATPNSANYSSRDLNSWIVEPQLSYKRVISRGRLDALIGATILESNTKVSTIVGQNYTSDALLANLASAATIGSWASNSTQYKYAAVFGRLNYNWQDQYIINITARKDGTSRFGSNNRLHTFGAIGGAWIFVKSGVEKNALSFLSFGKLKGSYGITGNDQIADFQYMSRYDRLTAQVPYQGIATLVPANLPNPNLKWESTRKLSVGVDLGFMNDRVLLNANYAKNTSENQLETYRVSSVTGFINYIANFPGTVRNTTWEFTLNLENIKNKHIDWSSDFNLTIPRNKLVAFPDLASSAYATTLEIGKSLGIQRLSSFIGVDPATGLYQFRKKHGGVTDKPVFTDDYNSFNLDPRWYGGVNNHLRVGSFSLDFFVQVVKQYGRNVFLGNGGGLATPGAFVLGLSNQPVSVLDRWQNVGDEVTVKKYSSIRGDVSTGLAYSSDAGYTDASFARLKNVSLSWSVPVNWLKASGFRQARFFVQAQNLITISGYKGLNPEVPSTVPLLPPMRVITLGGQIGF; this is encoded by the coding sequence ATGAGATTAACTGCCCTGTTCCTGCTGATTGGCGTACTCACGGTGCATGCGAGAGGCAATGCACAAAAGGTCACGATTGACGAGGTGAACGTCCCGCTGCAAAAAGTCATTAATATCATTAAAAAGCAAACCGGCTACGGCTTCAATATCAACCTGGGTAACCTCGATGAGTTGCCGCCGGTTACGGTAAAGGTTAACGGCGGTAGCATAAAAGAGGCGCTGGAGCAGTGCCTGGAAGATCTGCCTATCTCTTATTATATAGGGGATAATTATGTGGTGTTGGGGAGGAAGAAGGTTGCTCCTGTTAAAGAAGAGATTACTAATGGGTTTATGCCGGAGGTACAGGAGCCTATTTCTGGTTATGTTTATGATTCAGAGGGGAAGCCATTAGCAGGTGCTATCGTAAAGGTAAAGAATAGTACAAATGTAGTAGCAAATACCGGTACAAATGGCAAGTTTGAATTAAAGCTTGGTAAGGTAGGTGATGTACTTGTAGTTAGTTTTGTGGGATTTGAAACTCAAGAGTTGATTGCAAGAACGACGGCAGGGAATATCGTAAGATTAAATAACGCTAACGGAAGTCTGAACGATGTCCAAGTTATTGCATATGGTATAACTACTAGAAGGCTCACTACTGGTAATATAGGTTCTGTGAAGGCGGACGTAATAGAGAAGCAGCCAATAAATAATCCGCTGTTGGCTTTACAAGGACGAGTTCCTGGTGTTTCCGTTGTACAAAATAGTGGGGTTCCTGGTGGAGGTATTACTGTACGCATACAAGGTAGAAATAGTATAAGCAGCGGAAATGATCCGTTATACGTGGTAGATGGTGTACCTATCGCATCACAGTTACCTGCCATTGGGCAGGATCAAAGTATATTTGGCACTTCGGGAACGGTAGCGCGAAATGCGCAGGCTGCTTCGGGAAATCCTTTGAGCTTTTTAAATCCTTCTGATATCGAAAGTATTGATGTACTAAAAGATGCAGATGCTACTGCTATTTACGGATCAAGGGCAGCAAATGGTGCAATTCTTATAACGACAAAAAGTGGTAAATCAGGAAAAGCTAGCCTTGATTTAAATGTGCAAAGCGGATGGAGCAAAAATACTGGGAAATTGGAAACTCTAAATACTAGGCAGTATCTAGATATGCGTTATGAAGCGTATAAAAATGATAATATTGACTGGAGAGCTGCAAGTGTGGCGGCAGATGATTTGAAAGTATGGGATACTACTCGTTATACTAATTGGCAAGACGAATTGCTTAGAGGTACAACTGCTTTTTCGACTGCAAGTGTTTCTGTAGCGGGCGGTATTACTGGCACTACTTATCTTGTGAGCGGTACTTATGCTAAGGAAGGAGTCCCCTTTCCTGGTGACTTTTTTAATAAAAGAACATCGGTACATTTTAACATTAGCAGTAATTCTTATAATCAGAGATTAAGATTTAAGTTCTCGGGTAATTATATGAATAATAGTAGTAAACTTCCTGTGAATGACCCTACTTCGGTCGCGTTGTTTCTTGAGCCTGTCGCGCCAGCCCCTTTTAATGCGGATGGAACATTGAACTGGCAGCCAAATGCAGCGGGGGCATCTACCTTTTCAGTTAACCCTTATAGAGGACTTGTTGCTGGACGAGATATGAGTACGCATAATTTAATTGGTAATATTGCTATAAATTATAAAATTTTGACGGGCTTGGAAATAGGAACTAGTTTAGGATATACCCGTACCCAAACTGATCAACTATTTCGCACGCCTTTGAGTACTATCCCACCCGAATCACGTTTGGCGACACCTAACAGCGCAAATTATAGCAGCCGGGATTTAAATTCATGGATAGTAGAACCTCAACTGAGTTATAAGCGGGTAATTTCCCGTGGTAGGCTGGATGCCTTAATTGGAGCAACAATATTAGAAAGTAACACAAAAGTTTCTACCATTGTTGGTCAAAACTACACTAGTGATGCATTGCTAGCGAATTTGGCCTCAGCAGCAACGATTGGTAGTTGGGCAAGTAATTCTACTCAATACAAGTATGCAGCAGTTTTTGGGCGATTAAATTATAATTGGCAAGATCAGTATATAATAAATATTACAGCAAGAAAGGATGGCACTTCGCGATTTGGTTCTAATAATCGCCTGCATACTTTTGGGGCAATTGGTGGAGCTTGGATTTTTGTTAAATCTGGAGTAGAAAAGAATGCTTTATCCTTTTTGAGTTTTGGAAAGCTAAAAGGTAGTTACGGTATTACAGGTAACGATCAAATAGCAGACTTCCAATATATGAGTCGATATGACAGGCTGACTGCTCAGGTTCCATATCAAGGCATAGCAACTCTAGTGCCTGCTAATCTACCTAATCCTAATTTAAAATGGGAATCTACTAGAAAGCTTTCTGTTGGGGTAGATTTGGGATTTATGAACGATAGAGTTTTGCTGAATGCTAACTATGCCAAAAATACTTCTGAAAATCAATTGGAGACCTATAGAGTTTCATCTGTGACAGGTTTTATAAATTATATAGCGAATTTTCCAGGAACAGTTCGTAATACTACTTGGGAGTTTACTTTAAATTTAGAAAATATAAAAAATAAGCACATCGATTGGTCATCTGATTTTAATCTCACAATACCAAGAAATAAATTAGTTGCATTTCCTGATTTGGCGTCTTCGGCTTATGCTACAACTTTAGAAATTGGAAAGTCATTAGGTATTCAACGTTTGTCCTCATTTATTGGAGTCGACCCTGCAACTGGTTTGTATCAATTTAGAAAAAAACATGGTGGGGTAACGGATAAGCCAGTATTTACGGATGACTATAATTCATTTAATTTAGATCCGAGGTGGTATGGTGGTGTGAATAATCATCTCAGAGTGGGAAGTTTTAGTTTAGATTTCTTTGTGCAGGTTGTAAAACAATATGGTCGAAACGTATTTCTTGGGAACGGAGGTGGTCTTGCAACTCCCGGAGCATTTGTCTTGGGCTTAAGTAATCAACCTGTTTCTGTTTTAGACCGTTGGCAAAACGTGGGGGATGAGGTGACAGTGAAGAAATATAGTTCTATAAGGGGAGACGTTTCTACCGGTCTTGCATATAGTAGCGATGCAGGATACACTGATGCGTCATTTGCTCGGTTGAAGAATGTTTCTCTCTCTTGGAGTGTCCCTGTTAATTGGTTGAAAGCGAGTGGCTTTAGGCAAGCTAGGTTTTTTGTGCAGGCCCAGAATTTAATTACTATCTCTGGATATAAAGGTCTGAATCCGGAAGTGCCAAGCACCGTTCCTTTGCTACCGCCAATGCGTGTTATAACATTAGGTGGGCAAATTGGTTTTTAA
- a CDS encoding FecR family protein → MAQDRITYLFNRYFEGTATYGEIEELKLMFSADSDEALRVELLVLSVLGVGEDYPEVEPGSIYAEAYDDELRRPGVIRMYKRYWYAAAAVIIFLIAGAAWFFRSAPGEHGNGKPVLVAKNDVPPGGDRATLTLADGRTLVLDSAQDGTLAKEGITTINLLGGEITYANHHNLHQTGKDLLKNTLTTPRGGEFKLVLPDGSHVWLNAASTLRFPSQFTGDVREVELTGEAYFSIASNAKAPFYVKTATTRIQVLGTEFNVNAYSEESAVRTTLLGGSVRVSSAAAGSLPVLTLRKPGQQAATTEAGNTMKEVDAQAVAAWKDGMFSFEKATIGDIMRQLSRWYNVEVIYEGQPSGATYMIGFPRRLSLATALDILGKLNVHTRINDNKQVVVTP, encoded by the coding sequence ATGGCGCAAGATAGGATTACATATTTATTCAACAGGTATTTCGAAGGAACGGCAACGTACGGCGAAATAGAGGAGCTGAAGCTGATGTTTTCGGCGGACAGCGATGAGGCATTACGCGTAGAGTTGCTGGTGCTGAGTGTATTAGGAGTGGGAGAAGATTATCCTGAGGTAGAGCCCGGCAGTATTTATGCCGAAGCTTACGACGATGAATTGCGCAGGCCTGGTGTGATACGGATGTACAAACGTTATTGGTATGCAGCAGCTGCTGTGATCATATTCCTCATTGCCGGGGCGGCCTGGTTTTTCAGGAGCGCACCTGGTGAACATGGTAACGGGAAGCCGGTGCTGGTAGCGAAAAATGACGTTCCTCCGGGCGGGGACAGGGCTACTTTAACCCTGGCCGACGGCAGAACGCTGGTGTTAGACAGTGCGCAGGACGGAACCCTTGCAAAAGAAGGTATTACAACAATTAATTTACTCGGTGGCGAGATAACCTATGCAAATCATCACAACTTACATCAAACGGGGAAGGACCTATTGAAGAACACCCTCACCACCCCGCGGGGCGGTGAATTCAAACTGGTGCTGCCTGACGGAAGTCATGTCTGGTTAAACGCAGCGTCTACGTTGCGTTTTCCCAGCCAGTTTACCGGTGATGTAAGGGAAGTGGAATTAACGGGAGAGGCCTATTTTTCAATTGCTTCGAATGCGAAGGCCCCGTTTTATGTAAAAACCGCCACCACGAGGATACAGGTATTAGGAACTGAGTTTAATGTAAATGCGTACAGCGAGGAAAGTGCTGTACGTACTACGTTGCTGGGGGGCAGCGTACGTGTGAGTAGTGCTGCTGCCGGTTCGCTGCCGGTTCTTACCTTACGTAAGCCAGGTCAGCAGGCTGCCACAACGGAGGCTGGCAATACCATGAAAGAGGTAGATGCCCAGGCTGTTGCGGCATGGAAAGATGGTATGTTCAGCTTTGAGAAGGCCACCATTGGCGATATCATGCGGCAGTTAAGCCGCTGGTATAATGTAGAGGTGATTTACGAGGGGCAGCCATCGGGTGCAACATATATGATCGGATTTCCGCGGAGGCTCAGTTTAGCCACTGCTTTAGATATATTGGGGAAACTCAATGTTCACACCAGGATTAACGACAACAAACAGGTGGTTGTAACACCTTAG
- a CDS encoding RNA polymerase sigma factor: protein MASDSQPAYYYPTYHHPGLVAALVLKMQRALGSLFRIGEHSKADKEAMNLVKTLEDERELFRKISEQDDQAAFKIFYNLTCSKVYGYCLKVARSVPVATDLLQETYINLWNERKYLSGVIYPRAYAMRIASRAVYRYFSRRNGTHEALDISESEHLLDPELASQVSLETKEILQLIELAVLKLPPQQQQVFRMNKYEGHSYKEIAQHLKLSVSTVSNYLDIAMKKVRASVIGQ from the coding sequence ATGGCTTCAGACTCGCAACCAGCATATTATTATCCAACGTATCATCATCCGGGCCTGGTGGCAGCGCTCGTATTGAAAATGCAAAGGGCGCTGGGGTCTTTGTTTCGCATCGGTGAACATAGTAAGGCCGACAAAGAAGCCATGAATTTGGTTAAAACCCTGGAAGATGAACGCGAGCTGTTCCGCAAGATCAGCGAGCAGGACGACCAGGCGGCTTTCAAGATCTTCTATAATCTTACCTGCAGTAAAGTTTACGGTTATTGTTTAAAGGTGGCGCGTTCTGTGCCGGTAGCCACCGATCTGTTGCAGGAAACCTATATCAATTTATGGAATGAGCGCAAGTATCTTTCGGGGGTGATCTATCCCCGTGCTTATGCCATGCGTATTGCGTCGCGTGCGGTTTACCGCTATTTTTCCCGCAGGAACGGCACCCATGAGGCATTGGATATCTCCGAATCGGAGCACCTGCTCGATCCCGAGCTGGCTTCACAGGTTTCGCTCGAAACCAAGGAAATACTGCAGCTGATAGAGCTGGCGGTATTAAAGCTGCCTCCCCAGCAGCAGCAGGTTTTCCGTATGAATAAATACGAAGGCCATAGCTATAAGGAAATAGCACAGCATCTGAAACTAAGCGTGTCTACCGTAAGCAACTACCTGGATATAGCAATGAAAAAAGTACGCGCCAGCGTAATAGGGCAGTAG
- a CDS encoding zinc-dependent metalloprotease: protein MKCFCSWAGGFVCWVLILCSCRTVQPQPKYPGTDSVRKAAGPAGYRTIITDKAKTSAGLFKVHHVNARYYFEIPDSLFGREILTVNRLVKAAAEGRIDAWGTAGDMLGSNVVKFVRGPENKVFINRISYNERSADSSENGLYRSVVNSTMLPIIASFDVKAFSGDSTSVVIDVTDYLNADNSDVFFFNPMFKKRLSFLGAYQPDKSYIKEIKAFPLNVEIRTVKTYIKDNYSPLSFTYELNSSVVLLPKVPMQPRMADLRVGYFRESYRDFDDPMGVGVTDLITRWRLEPAPRDVEDYKRGILVKPQKPIVYYIDPATPAKWIPYLKQGVLDWQQAFEKAGFKEAIYALEAPVGDSSWSLEDARHNAIIYKASYVENASGPHIHDPRSGEILETHINWYHNVVKLLQSWYFVQASPNDPAARSIPFNDTLMGKLIRFVCAHEVGHTLGLLHNFGASSTVSVELLRNKKWVEENGFCPSIMDYARFNYVAQPEDKIGPAGILPRIGAYDEWAIEWGYRWLPDLKSREAEKRFMNKWIIARTGADKRLWFGDEGSIFDPRRQSEDLGDDAMKAGAYGIANLKRIMPNLYQWAGKPNEGYGTVNSLHNSIRSQYEKYLFHVARNIGGITANSRTIDEPGAVIAFVSRAKQKQAVYFLKTQLFEPPVWLINKAIFEKVAGKGLYAIIDIQQRVLKMVLSQQTLTSLLWFESNEGTDKAYTIHELLTDLEAGIWNELEAGKTIDIYRRNLQKVYVERLLMVLDYKKSDEVTDVSSIGPLNARTDVPSVAKAHIKELQKRIGKALHNYTQGIARWHLLDVQESLQRALEPGRPAADNRSAKQE from the coding sequence ATGAAATGCTTTTGTAGTTGGGCAGGCGGTTTCGTTTGCTGGGTCCTTATTTTGTGTAGTTGCCGTACTGTTCAGCCGCAGCCAAAGTATCCCGGAACTGATAGCGTTCGCAAGGCTGCCGGGCCCGCGGGTTACCGTACTATTATAACAGATAAAGCAAAAACCAGTGCGGGGCTGTTTAAGGTGCATCATGTGAATGCCCGTTATTATTTTGAGATACCCGACAGTTTATTCGGGAGGGAGATCCTTACTGTTAACAGGCTGGTGAAAGCTGCTGCCGAAGGGCGGATCGATGCCTGGGGTACGGCAGGCGATATGCTTGGCAGTAATGTGGTGAAGTTTGTTCGCGGGCCGGAAAACAAAGTATTTATCAACCGGATCTCTTATAACGAGCGTTCGGCCGACAGTTCGGAAAATGGTTTATATCGTTCCGTTGTGAATTCAACGATGCTGCCTATCATCGCCAGTTTTGATGTTAAAGCCTTTTCCGGTGATTCTACTTCTGTGGTGATAGATGTTACAGATTACCTGAATGCCGATAATAGCGACGTGTTTTTTTTCAATCCCATGTTTAAAAAACGTCTGAGCTTCCTGGGGGCTTATCAACCGGATAAATCTTATATAAAAGAAATAAAAGCGTTCCCGCTGAATGTAGAGATCAGGACAGTAAAAACCTATATCAAAGACAATTATAGCCCGCTGAGTTTTACCTATGAATTAAACAGCTCTGTCGTGTTATTGCCCAAGGTTCCTATGCAGCCCAGGATGGCTGATCTGCGGGTGGGGTATTTCAGGGAAAGCTACCGGGATTTCGATGACCCCATGGGCGTTGGTGTCACAGATCTGATCACCCGCTGGCGATTGGAGCCAGCGCCCCGGGATGTAGAAGATTACAAACGGGGTATACTGGTAAAACCACAGAAGCCCATAGTTTATTATATAGATCCGGCAACGCCCGCGAAATGGATTCCTTATCTCAAACAAGGCGTGCTCGACTGGCAGCAGGCTTTTGAGAAGGCGGGTTTTAAAGAGGCTATTTATGCCCTGGAAGCACCGGTGGGCGACAGTTCCTGGAGCCTGGAAGATGCGCGTCATAACGCCATTATCTACAAGGCTTCTTATGTCGAAAATGCCAGTGGGCCTCATATTCATGATCCGCGCAGCGGAGAGATCCTGGAAACGCATATTAACTGGTATCACAATGTTGTGAAGTTATTGCAGAGCTGGTACTTCGTTCAGGCATCGCCAAACGATCCCGCCGCGCGGTCTATACCATTTAATGATACCCTCATGGGTAAACTCATCCGCTTTGTATGCGCGCATGAAGTAGGACATACGCTTGGGTTACTGCATAATTTTGGCGCTTCTTCTACGGTGTCCGTTGAATTATTACGTAATAAAAAATGGGTCGAAGAAAATGGTTTCTGTCCGTCTATTATGGACTATGCGCGATTTAACTACGTAGCGCAACCGGAAGATAAGATAGGTCCGGCTGGTATCTTACCTCGTATAGGCGCCTACGATGAATGGGCCATAGAATGGGGATATCGCTGGTTGCCTGATTTGAAGAGCCGTGAAGCCGAAAAGCGCTTCATGAACAAATGGATTATAGCAAGAACAGGAGCCGATAAAAGGCTTTGGTTTGGTGATGAGGGAAGTATTTTCGATCCCAGGCGGCAGAGCGAAGACCTGGGCGACGACGCCATGAAAGCGGGAGCTTATGGAATCGCTAACCTGAAGCGGATCATGCCCAACCTGTACCAGTGGGCGGGCAAGCCAAATGAAGGCTATGGAACGGTGAACAGCTTACATAACAGCATTCGAAGCCAGTATGAAAAATACCTGTTTCATGTAGCGCGTAACATAGGCGGCATTACTGCCAATAGCAGAACCATAGACGAGCCAGGCGCTGTTATAGCATTTGTAAGCCGGGCAAAGCAAAAACAGGCAGTTTACTTTTTGAAAACACAGTTATTCGAGCCGCCGGTATGGCTTATCAATAAGGCTATTTTTGAAAAAGTGGCTGGTAAGGGATTGTATGCTATTATCGATATACAGCAACGGGTGCTGAAGATGGTATTGTCGCAACAAACACTTACTTCCCTGCTTTGGTTCGAAAGCAATGAAGGCACTGATAAAGCATATACGATACACGAACTGCTGACCGATCTTGAAGCGGGGATCTGGAATGAGTTGGAGGCAGGTAAAACAATTGATATCTACCGCAGAAACCTGCAGAAGGTTTATGTAGAACGTCTGTTGATGGTGCTGGACTACAAAAAATCCGACGAAGTCACCGATGTTAGTTCTATTGGTCCCCTGAATGCCAGAACCGATGTACCATCTGTTGCAAAGGCGCATATCAAGGAGCTGCAAAAAAGAATAGGCAAAGCATTGCATAATTATACACAAGGTATAGCGCGTTGGCATTTGCTTGATGTGCAGGAGTCGTTGCAGCGGGCGTTGGAGCCGGGCCGGCCGGCTGCTGATAACCGGAGTGCAAAACAGGAATAA
- a CDS encoding RagB/SusD family nutrient uptake outer membrane protein, with product MKASVNYAIIAWVVLALSAASCSKYLEEKPNQSTTVPSTLADLQAILDNTTGMNIKDSRLINVVDDNYYVNTSDWQSLASLAGVNADDARNYIWDKNATSLTGWQQTYTFPVYYSNFVLDALPDISYPAGSAATASAIRGMALFCRSFAFVTLAQLYCLPYATANLNEPGIPLRLTAAVDKPVSRATVAATYEQIINDLTEAARLVPETVPFASRPNKAAVFGLLARVYLTMRDYEHAGRFADSCLKRVNTLIDFNLLSTTATAPIARFNAETVFYNAFVGSSLTFNPRGKVDSVLYASYNDNDLRKRIFFSANAGNSFSFKGSYDGTTSRDAPFNGIAVDEMYLIRAEAHARAGRTDAAMADLNTLMIKRWASNRFTPFTASSAAEALEKVLTERRKELVFRGLRWSDLRRFNLEGANITLRRVINNVSYTLPPGDARWVLLFPVEVISFSGMPQNPR from the coding sequence ATGAAAGCATCTGTCAATTACGCCATTATAGCATGGGTTGTGCTGGCCTTATCAGCAGCTTCCTGTTCAAAATACCTGGAGGAAAAACCGAACCAAAGTACAACCGTGCCTTCAACGCTTGCCGATTTGCAGGCTATACTGGATAATACAACCGGTATGAATATAAAAGACAGCAGGCTTATCAATGTTGTCGATGATAACTATTACGTCAATACTTCAGACTGGCAGTCTCTTGCCTCTCTGGCTGGTGTCAATGCAGACGATGCCAGAAATTATATCTGGGATAAAAATGCCACTAGTTTAACCGGCTGGCAGCAAACCTATACCTTCCCTGTTTATTATTCCAATTTTGTATTGGACGCGCTGCCAGACATCAGTTATCCTGCTGGCAGTGCTGCCACTGCCAGCGCTATCAGGGGGATGGCGCTTTTCTGCCGCAGCTTTGCATTCGTTACACTGGCACAATTGTATTGCTTGCCTTATGCCACCGCAAATTTGAATGAACCGGGTATCCCGTTAAGGCTCACAGCTGCTGTTGATAAACCAGTATCAAGAGCTACAGTGGCTGCTACGTATGAGCAGATCATCAACGACTTAACAGAAGCTGCCAGGTTGGTGCCGGAAACAGTTCCATTCGCCAGCCGCCCTAACAAAGCAGCGGTATTTGGCTTACTGGCAAGAGTTTACCTTACCATGCGTGATTATGAGCATGCAGGACGTTTTGCCGATTCCTGCCTGAAAAGGGTGAATACACTTATCGACTTTAATCTTTTAAGTACAACAGCTACTGCGCCTATCGCCCGGTTTAATGCTGAGACGGTTTTTTACAATGCTTTTGTTGGTTCATCTTTAACTTTTAATCCAAGGGGGAAAGTAGATTCCGTATTATATGCTTCCTACAATGATAACGATTTGCGTAAACGTATTTTCTTTTCAGCAAATGCGGGGAACAGCTTTAGTTTTAAAGGTAGTTATGATGGCACTACCAGCCGTGATGCTCCATTTAACGGAATTGCCGTTGATGAAATGTACCTGATACGTGCCGAAGCGCATGCGCGTGCAGGCAGGACGGATGCTGCGATGGCCGATCTTAATACCTTAATGATAAAGCGTTGGGCAAGCAACCGTTTCACGCCGTTCACCGCTTCAAGTGCAGCGGAAGCGCTGGAAAAGGTGTTGACCGAGCGGCGTAAAGAATTAGTATTTCGCGGGCTTCGGTGGTCCGATCTCCGTCGCTTTAATCTCGAAGGGGCCAATATCACGCTCAGGCGTGTGATAAACAATGTGAGCTATACTTTGCCGCCGGGTGATGCCAGGTGGGTATTATTATTTCCTGTTGAGGTGATCAGTTTTTCGGGAATGCCTCAGAATCCACGTTAA